A genomic segment from Flavobacterium sp. 9R encodes:
- a CDS encoding glycosyltransferase family 2 protein, protein MEKLVSIIIPTYNSADFIADTLASVQQQTYPNWEVILVDDGSTDATLAIAQHIAQTDHRIRIFKNPTNSGTGVTRNNALHHCQGNYIAFLDADDLWKPNKLERQLQFMQEQQQPFTFSFYECIDEAGNPLHKLVEAPKNLSYRQLFFCNYVGNLTGIYDADFFGKIAISSIRKRQDWMLWLTILKKLKSAKPVPESLAYYRIRNNSLSASKVALLQHNFAVYRQFHRYNFVVALFIMLGFLFTQLVVKPRYIKNVVTV, encoded by the coding sequence ATGGAAAAACTAGTTTCAATCATCATTCCAACCTACAATTCAGCCGATTTTATTGCTGACACGCTTGCTTCGGTACAACAGCAAACCTATCCAAATTGGGAAGTAATTTTGGTAGACGATGGTTCAACAGATGCAACGCTCGCCATCGCTCAACATATCGCTCAAACTGACCACCGCATTCGGATTTTCAAAAATCCAACCAATTCCGGAACAGGTGTTACGCGTAATAATGCCCTCCATCATTGCCAAGGCAACTACATCGCTTTTTTGGACGCCGATGATTTATGGAAACCCAATAAGTTGGAACGGCAGCTTCAATTTATGCAAGAACAACAGCAGCCATTTACTTTTTCTTTTTACGAATGCATAGACGAAGCGGGAAATCCATTGCATAAACTAGTCGAAGCCCCCAAAAATCTATCCTACCGTCAGTTGTTTTTTTGCAACTATGTGGGCAACTTAACAGGCATTTACGACGCCGATTTTTTTGGAAAAATCGCCATTTCTTCCATTCGAAAACGTCAAGATTGGATGCTTTGGCTCACCATTCTAAAGAAATTGAAAAGCGCCAAACCCGTTCCCGAAAGTTTGGCCTATTACCGCATTCGCAACAACTCGCTTTCGGCTTCAAAGGTCGCCTTATTGCAACACAACTTTGCCGTTTATCGCCAATTTCATCGGTATAATTTTGTGGTGGCTTTGTTTATTATGCTCGGCTTTTTGTTTACACAATTGGTTGTTAAGCCTAGATATATCAAAAATGTAGTTACTGTTTAG
- a CDS encoding ORF6N domain-containing protein, whose protein sequence is MTINSLLSEETIANKIYFIRNQKVMLDRDLAILYGIETKRLKEQVKRNISRFPEDFMFELTKSEFENWRSQIATSNSDKMGLRYLPMAFTEHGVLMLSSVLKSDKAIQVNIQIMRIFTKVRQMLLDTTDLKIDILQIKKKLENHDKNIELVFSYLDELTEKKENEPKRPTIGYKK, encoded by the coding sequence ATGACTATCAATTCGCTACTTTCGGAAGAAACTATTGCTAACAAAATATACTTTATCCGTAACCAAAAAGTGATGCTGGATCGTGATTTAGCGATACTTTACGGAATTGAGACTAAAAGATTAAAAGAGCAAGTTAAACGTAATATTTCACGGTTTCCAGAAGATTTTATGTTTGAGCTTACTAAATCAGAATTTGAAAATTGGAGGTCGCAAATTGCGACCTCCAATTCGGATAAGATGGGCTTGCGCTATTTACCTATGGCTTTCACCGAACACGGCGTCTTGATGTTATCGAGCGTTTTAAAAAGCGATAAAGCCATTCAGGTGAATATCCAAATTATGCGCATATTTACGAAAGTACGACAAATGCTTTTGGACACCACAGACCTAAAAATCGACATCCTGCAGATTAAGAAAAAACTAGAAAATCACGACAAAAATATTGAATTGGTTTTCTCCTATTTGGATGAGTTGACTGAGAAGAAAGAGAACGAACCCAAGAGACCAACGATTGGGTATAAAAAATAA
- a CDS encoding phenylacetate--CoA ligase family protein — MFRLFDLTLRLNGFPIREAELELDTIFKLSDAEHQAFLAKKKKEIVAYHLKNNTFYKTLVGKTTIENWHDLPVLNKQHLQKPLAERLSKGYTTKNVYLNKTSGSSGTPFVFAKDKYTHALTWASNIARFGWHGIDFNSSYQARFYGIPMDFLGYRKERLKDFLSHRYRFPIFDLSDRILDGFLKQFETKKFDYINGYTSSIVMFAKFLQQKNKVLKTICPTLKVCVVTSEMLFPEDKILLEKQFGVPVVNEYGASELDLIAFENQVGEWQVNAETLFVEILDENNQAVPNGTPGRIVITSLFNKAHPFIRYDLGDIGILDEKSTPKKPILKQLIGRTNDVAQLPSGKKSPGLTFYYVTKSIIEDDGNVKEFIIKQTQINTFEIEYVSQTELNAAQIQKIESAIALYLENGLIFSFIRKEKLERSHRGKLKQFTSFLKSK, encoded by the coding sequence ATGTTTCGTCTTTTTGATTTAACCCTTCGACTCAATGGTTTCCCAATTCGTGAAGCAGAATTGGAATTGGATACCATTTTTAAATTATCCGATGCCGAACACCAGGCCTTTTTAGCCAAAAAAAAGAAGGAAATTGTGGCGTATCATTTAAAGAACAATACTTTTTATAAAACATTGGTTGGCAAAACAACCATTGAAAACTGGCACGATTTACCCGTTTTAAACAAACAACATCTTCAAAAACCATTGGCGGAACGTTTGTCGAAAGGTTATACAACCAAAAATGTTTATCTCAATAAAACCTCAGGCTCAAGCGGAACTCCTTTTGTTTTTGCCAAAGACAAATACACCCATGCATTAACTTGGGCATCGAATATCGCCCGATTTGGTTGGCACGGTATTGATTTTAACAGCTCCTATCAAGCCCGATTTTATGGCATTCCGATGGATTTTTTGGGCTATAGAAAAGAACGATTGAAAGACTTTTTGAGTCATCGATATCGCTTTCCTATTTTTGATTTGTCGGATAGGATTTTAGATGGTTTTTTGAAACAATTCGAGACCAAAAAATTTGATTACATCAATGGCTATACTTCTTCGATAGTTATGTTTGCCAAATTTTTGCAGCAAAAAAACAAGGTGCTCAAAACGATTTGTCCTACGCTGAAGGTTTGTGTCGTCACTTCAGAAATGCTTTTCCCAGAAGACAAGATACTCTTAGAAAAACAATTTGGCGTTCCGGTGGTTAATGAATACGGCGCGTCTGAGTTGGATTTGATTGCCTTTGAAAATCAAGTCGGAGAATGGCAAGTCAACGCTGAAACCTTGTTTGTAGAGATTTTGGACGAGAACAATCAAGCGGTTCCGAATGGTACTCCTGGGCGAATTGTGATTACTTCTCTCTTCAATAAAGCACATCCATTTATTCGCTATGACTTGGGTGATATTGGTATTTTGGATGAAAAAAGCACTCCAAAAAAACCTATTCTCAAACAACTAATTGGGCGAACCAATGATGTGGCGCAATTACCCAGTGGAAAAAAATCACCCGGATTGACTTTTTATTATGTGACCAAAAGCATCATTGAAGACGACGGTAATGTCAAGGAATTTATCATCAAACAAACCCAAATCAATACGTTTGAAATTGAATATGTAAGCCAAACCGAATTGAACGCAGCACAAATTCAAAAAATCGAAAGTGCTATTGCCTTGTATTTAGAAAATGGATTGATTTTTAGTTTCATTCGAAAAGAAAAACTCGAACGAAGTCATCGTGGGAAATTGAAGCAGTTTACTTCATTTTTAAAAAGTAAATAA
- the purD gene encoding phosphoribosylamine--glycine ligase, giving the protein MNILLLGSGGREHAFAWKMTQSPLCDTLFVAPGNAGTATIATNLDFSATDFEAIKAVVIKENIEMVVVGPEDPLVKGVYDFFLNDADLKHIPVIGPSKLGAQLEGSKEFAKEFMMNHQVPTAAYDSFTAETVEKGCEFLATLQPPYVLKADGLAAGKGVLIIQDLAEAQTELRNMLVGQKFGAASSKVVIEEFLDGIELSCFVLTDGKSYKILPTAKDYKRIGEGDTGLNTGGMGAVSPVPYVDAVLMEKIETRIVQPTIAGLQKDGIPYKGFVFIGLINVNNEPIVIEYNVRMGDPETEVVVPRLKSDIVELFLAVANEKLDEFNLEVDERSATTVMIVSGGYPEDFEKGKVISGLENVENSIVFHAGTKLDNGAVVTNGGRVMAITSYGSNFEEALQQSYENVSKIQFEKMNYRKDIGFDLV; this is encoded by the coding sequence ATGAATATTTTACTATTAGGTTCAGGTGGAAGAGAACATGCTTTTGCTTGGAAAATGACTCAAAGTCCACTTTGTGACACGCTATTTGTAGCGCCTGGAAATGCAGGAACAGCAACGATAGCAACCAATTTAGATTTTAGCGCTACAGATTTTGAAGCCATCAAAGCCGTGGTGATAAAAGAAAACATAGAGATGGTAGTCGTAGGACCAGAAGACCCATTAGTAAAAGGCGTGTATGATTTCTTTTTGAATGATGCAGATTTAAAACATATCCCTGTTATCGGTCCTTCAAAATTGGGAGCACAACTTGAAGGAAGCAAGGAATTTGCTAAAGAATTCATGATGAATCACCAAGTTCCTACTGCGGCTTACGATAGTTTTACAGCCGAAACAGTAGAAAAAGGATGCGAGTTCTTGGCGACGTTACAACCGCCTTACGTTTTAAAAGCAGACGGATTAGCGGCTGGAAAAGGTGTTTTAATTATTCAGGATTTAGCCGAAGCACAAACTGAATTACGCAATATGTTGGTAGGTCAAAAGTTTGGTGCGGCGAGTTCAAAAGTAGTTATCGAGGAATTTTTGGATGGAATCGAGTTAAGCTGTTTTGTACTAACCGATGGTAAAAGTTACAAAATTTTGCCTACAGCCAAAGATTACAAACGAATTGGCGAAGGAGATACTGGATTGAATACTGGCGGAATGGGAGCGGTTTCTCCTGTGCCTTATGTAGATGCTGTTTTGATGGAAAAAATTGAAACGCGAATTGTACAACCTACTATTGCTGGTTTACAAAAAGATGGCATTCCGTACAAAGGTTTCGTATTTATTGGTTTGATTAACGTGAATAACGAACCGATTGTGATTGAATATAACGTTCGTATGGGTGATCCAGAAACCGAAGTAGTCGTGCCTCGCTTAAAATCGGATATAGTTGAGTTGTTTTTGGCAGTAGCCAATGAAAAACTAGACGAATTCAATTTAGAAGTTGATGAAAGAAGCGCTACTACCGTAATGATAGTTTCAGGAGGTTATCCAGAAGATTTCGAGAAAGGGAAAGTAATTTCAGGTTTAGAAAACGTAGAAAACTCTATTGTTTTCCACGCGGGTACCAAATTAGACAACGGAGCTGTTGTTACTAATGGTGGACGAGTGATGGCTATTACTTCTTACGGAAGCAATTTTGAAGAGGCCTTACAGCAATCCTACGAAAATGTAAGTAAAATTCAATTCGAAAAAATGAATTATAGAAAAGACATCGGATTCGATTTGGTGTAA
- a CDS encoding uracil phosphoribosyltransferase — MKAFFEAIQFLFVDILFKPLDLLRDLELYSWFAANTINWIFMIICSAAIVYWIKQLQIFDDAGTENQDTTAHSFLK, encoded by the coding sequence ATGAAAGCATTTTTCGAAGCAATACAATTTTTATTTGTAGACATTTTATTCAAGCCACTAGATTTATTGCGTGATTTGGAACTTTATTCTTGGTTTGCTGCTAATACCATCAACTGGATTTTTATGATTATCTGTTCAGCAGCTATCGTTTATTGGATCAAACAATTGCAGATTTTTGATGACGCAGGAACTGAAAACCAAGACACTACAGCACATTCTTTCTTAAAATAA
- a CDS encoding DUF6427 family protein: MITSVFKKSTPLNYSLVVILMLFFFLMYQFQEMIWFKSMLLIAQKVFIFLLLVGTLFITNFICKKNGLSKDSTFTVFFFFLFLLFFPSIFDNLKIVVVNLFLLLALRRLLSLQSLKASKEKIFDAALWILLASILQPWCVLFIALVFISVLFHVSSDYRNWFLPFIALFVVSIGFLVFLTFETTTLQEFWLDKLYVDLSLNYFTNSYQNWAFAIFMTASLFLLIVMLLSYSNKPQLLHSSYKKMIAFFVIAITVFFISPDKNNDLLLFAFAPLAIMGTNALEVFQQQLKQELILGVLIVCSLFTFFTQL; the protein is encoded by the coding sequence ATGATTACAAGTGTTTTTAAAAAATCTACACCATTAAATTATTCGTTAGTAGTAATTTTGATGTTGTTTTTCTTTTTAATGTACCAATTTCAAGAAATGATTTGGTTCAAATCGATGCTTTTGATTGCACAAAAGGTGTTTATTTTTTTGCTTTTAGTAGGGACGCTTTTTATTACTAATTTTATTTGTAAAAAAAATGGACTCAGCAAAGACAGTACTTTCACGGTTTTCTTTTTCTTTTTGTTCCTCCTTTTTTTCCCCTCGATATTTGATAATTTAAAAATCGTTGTCGTTAATTTATTTTTGCTTTTAGCGTTGCGACGATTACTTTCTTTACAATCTTTGAAAGCCTCAAAAGAGAAGATATTTGATGCTGCATTATGGATTTTGTTGGCCTCAATTTTACAACCTTGGTGCGTTTTGTTTATTGCCTTGGTATTTATTTCGGTACTTTTTCATGTTTCTAGTGATTACAGAAACTGGTTTTTGCCTTTTATTGCCTTGTTTGTTGTCAGTATTGGTTTTTTAGTATTCCTGACTTTTGAAACCACAACCTTACAAGAGTTTTGGTTAGATAAGTTGTATGTTGACTTATCCTTAAATTATTTTACGAATAGTTATCAAAATTGGGCATTTGCAATCTTTATGACGGCGTCTCTTTTCTTGCTAATCGTTATGCTGTTGTCATATTCGAATAAACCGCAGCTTTTGCATAGCTCTTATAAAAAAATGATTGCTTTTTTTGTAATTGCGATAACTGTGTTTTTTATTTCTCCTGATAAAAATAATGACCTATTGCTTTTTGCGTTTGCGCCTTTGGCCATCATGGGAACCAATGCCTTAGAAGTATTTCAACAGCAGTTAAAACAAGAATTGATTTTGGGTGTTTTGATTGTATGCAGTTTGTTTACTTTTTTTACACAACTATAA
- the upp gene encoding uracil phosphoribosyltransferase yields the protein MQIHNLSESNSVLNHFLAQIRDVSIQNDSLRFRRNIERIGEIMAYELSKVVSYEDVSISTPLGTKATTKIKDPLVICSILRAGLTLHHGFLNYFDAAENGFISAYRHHPNNDDYFDILVEYQAVADIEGKNVLLVDPMLATGQSIVAVYKKLVEKKTPAALHIAVVIAAPEGIAYLKEHLPSTCHLWIGAIDDKLNEKSYIVPGLGDAGDLAYGTKL from the coding sequence ATGCAAATCCATAATTTATCGGAATCAAATAGTGTTTTAAATCATTTTTTAGCACAAATCCGCGATGTATCCATTCAAAATGATAGCCTTCGTTTTCGCAGAAATATTGAACGCATTGGCGAAATTATGGCCTATGAATTAAGCAAAGTCGTGTCCTATGAAGACGTTAGCATTTCAACTCCTTTGGGAACAAAAGCTACCACAAAAATCAAAGATCCCCTAGTAATTTGCTCCATACTTCGAGCTGGATTAACCTTGCATCACGGTTTTTTGAACTACTTTGATGCTGCCGAAAATGGGTTTATTTCTGCCTATCGTCATCATCCGAATAATGATGATTACTTTGATATTTTAGTCGAATACCAAGCCGTAGCCGACATTGAAGGCAAAAACGTGCTTCTTGTTGACCCAATGCTAGCCACTGGACAATCTATCGTTGCGGTTTACAAAAAATTAGTGGAGAAGAAAACACCAGCCGCGCTTCACATTGCGGTGGTTATTGCTGCGCCAGAAGGAATCGCTTACCTAAAAGAACATTTGCCAAGCACTTGTCATTTATGGATTGGGGCCATCGACGATAAATTAAACGAAAAAAGCTATATCGTTCCTGGACTAGGAGATGCTGGCGATTTGGCTTACGGCACTAAATTATAG
- a CDS encoding DUF4254 domain-containing protein has product MFSKLAYSVFEQSIKDYHQFDSVDQPINNPYPKEKFEHLLYLKNWIDTVQWHYEDIIRDPNIDPVAALTLKRKIDASNQERTDMVEYIDSYFLQKYSGVAVKDSAKINSESPAWAFDRLSILALKIYHMNEEATRVEASQEHRDNCQTKLNILLEQRTDLSTAIDDLLQDIENGDKFMKVYKQMKMYNDDELNPVLYQNKK; this is encoded by the coding sequence ATGTTTTCAAAATTAGCGTATTCCGTATTCGAGCAAAGCATCAAAGATTATCATCAATTTGATAGCGTTGATCAACCGATAAATAATCCTTACCCAAAAGAAAAATTCGAGCATTTATTATACTTGAAAAATTGGATAGATACTGTACAATGGCATTATGAAGACATCATCCGTGATCCAAATATCGATCCAGTAGCAGCGTTGACTTTAAAAAGAAAAATCGATGCATCGAATCAAGAACGTACCGATATGGTAGAATACATCGATAGTTATTTTCTTCAAAAATATAGCGGTGTAGCGGTAAAAGATTCAGCAAAAATCAATTCTGAAAGTCCAGCTTGGGCATTTGACCGTTTATCAATTTTGGCGTTGAAAATTTATCATATGAACGAAGAAGCTACTCGTGTTGAAGCTTCTCAAGAACACAGAGACAATTGTCAAACCAAGTTAAATATCCTTTTGGAACAAAGAACCGATTTGTCTACAGCCATCGACGATTTGTTGCAAGACATTGAAAACGGTGACAAGTTTATGAAAGTGTACAAACAAATGAAAATGTACAACGACGATGAATTGAACCCAGTTTTATATCAGAATAAAAAATAA
- a CDS encoding glycosyltransferase family 9 protein, with product MGDVAMTVPVIRAFAQQYPKVKITMVSRPFFQPFFDGIPNLTFFAFDEKVNHKGFLGLVRLFRELHSLKIDAFVDLHNVLRSQVVRTLFRLSGKKVVAVDKGRDGKKALTRPENKVFKPLTTMFERHRQVFEALGFTLDLSNPIFTEKAVLSDEILKIIGNPNQKLIGIAPFAQYESKVYPLDLMQEVISKLAANPDQTILLFGGGKKETELLDTLAKPFDNVINIAGKIKFTQELQLISNLDVMLSMDSGNAHIAAMLGVKVITLWGATHPYAGFSPFNQPLENALVADRNLFPKLPTSVYGNKKVEGYEDAMRTIAVDSIINVL from the coding sequence ATGGGAGACGTGGCGATGACCGTTCCCGTAATTCGCGCCTTTGCTCAGCAATATCCCAAGGTAAAAATTACGATGGTTTCTCGACCTTTTTTTCAACCTTTTTTTGATGGCATTCCAAATCTTACTTTTTTTGCGTTTGACGAAAAAGTGAATCACAAAGGATTTTTAGGACTAGTACGTCTTTTTCGAGAGTTGCATTCACTGAAAATAGACGCTTTTGTAGATTTACATAATGTGCTTCGTTCTCAGGTCGTGCGTACCCTTTTTAGGTTGTCAGGTAAAAAAGTGGTAGCGGTAGACAAAGGTAGAGATGGAAAAAAAGCCTTAACGCGTCCTGAAAATAAGGTGTTCAAGCCCCTGACGACAATGTTTGAAAGACATCGCCAAGTTTTTGAAGCACTGGGTTTTACTTTAGATTTGTCCAATCCTATCTTTACTGAAAAAGCAGTTTTATCCGATGAAATCTTGAAAATCATTGGTAATCCGAATCAAAAATTAATTGGAATTGCTCCTTTTGCACAATATGAATCGAAAGTCTATCCTTTGGATTTAATGCAGGAAGTCATTTCAAAATTAGCAGCGAATCCAGACCAAACTATTTTGCTTTTTGGTGGAGGGAAAAAAGAAACGGAGCTATTGGATACCTTGGCAAAACCATTTGATAATGTAATCAACATAGCAGGAAAAATAAAGTTTACACAAGAACTACAATTGATTAGTAACCTTGATGTAATGTTGTCTATGGATTCAGGCAATGCACATATAGCTGCGATGTTGGGCGTAAAAGTCATTACACTTTGGGGAGCAACCCATCCTTACGCTGGTTTTTCACCATTTAATCAACCGTTAGAAAATGCCTTGGTGGCGGATAGAAATCTGTTTCCAAAGTTACCTACTTCGGTGTATGGCAATAAAAAAGTAGAAGGCTACGAAGACGCTATGAGAACGATTGCTGTTGATTCTATTATAAATGTTTTATAA
- a CDS encoding outer membrane beta-barrel protein: MQRITGLITILFLYSFSVFSQQVHLSGTLTDGNEKTPVYNSVVALLTPVDSILYKFTRSDKKGNFNFKNVKAGNYILMTSHYQYADYIDPIIIKENENKLETIALKSKIELLREVVIKTGSIKIKGDTTSYRASDFVVSENANVEELLKKLPGIQVDKNGTIKAMGETVQKVLVDGEEFFGDDPGMAVKNLRADAVKEVQVFDKKSDQAEFTGIDDGNTKKTINLKLKEDKKKGYFGKIDGANEPFTAADSRYNTNLMFSSFKGKRKLSAFLLNGNTGQDGLGWEDSEKFGSRDDSFSMNMDDDGNVNYEWVGDNNDGEPYVDTQNGFIKNTNAGLQYSNKWNEKQNLNVSPKFNKQIYTNNNSRLSQSQVGDTQLNVDETTVTNVDRSNFKLKAIYDVKLDSVNSLKITANSNFYDTESDEFTNGTTTGSDGILKNKQQRAFTTNSDKAVLFASVLFKHKFAKPRRTFTVNSSWNMMNTNSNNFLKSSNESYVNGVFDTKNDVDQNKIGDKTTKNFSASFSYSEPIAKQFSLQFAYQIAFDKGKNNYFTYDYSANTGQYDQLVASLSNEFDQAIITHRPNLKLSYNAKKINYSIGSGFGFTSFDLLDKTMNKEYKRSYTNFFPSASFSYKYKSNSNLRVNYYGRTIQPTLDQLQPLRNNQDFFNQTLGNPDLKQSFNNRIEIFQSSYDMLTETQFYQGIYFNTTTNAIIYSSIIDPESAKTISKPINTNGNFSGNFYLGYGLKFNKIDMRADFSPFFGYIKSALSINTIMGSSENLNTGLSVYLSKSKQKKYDINLSNRFTYNRNSTTQNSEIKSFNTNTLSLDMGVYFAEKWKLSTDYSLNTRQKTVDFQDNLTNQLWNARLQRTFKNDEFTAYFMVRDILNQNIGIQRNISGNTISQEQNDRLKRYAMIGFTWNFKNKGETEKK; this comes from the coding sequence ATGCAAAGAATTACAGGATTAATTACAATTTTGTTTTTATATTCATTTTCAGTCTTTTCTCAACAAGTACATCTCTCGGGTACTCTAACCGATGGAAATGAAAAAACACCCGTTTACAATTCAGTTGTTGCTTTATTAACTCCCGTAGATTCTATTTTATATAAGTTTACCCGTTCCGATAAAAAGGGAAATTTTAATTTTAAAAATGTAAAAGCAGGAAACTATATCCTGATGACTTCACATTATCAATATGCCGATTATATAGATCCTATAATCATTAAGGAAAACGAAAATAAGTTGGAAACGATTGCTTTGAAAAGCAAGATAGAACTGCTGCGTGAAGTGGTTATCAAAACAGGTTCGATTAAAATCAAAGGGGATACTACCAGTTACAGAGCAAGTGATTTTGTTGTTAGTGAAAACGCAAATGTAGAAGAGCTTTTAAAAAAGTTACCTGGAATACAAGTAGATAAAAATGGAACCATAAAAGCTATGGGTGAGACGGTGCAAAAAGTTTTGGTAGATGGTGAAGAATTTTTTGGAGATGACCCAGGTATGGCGGTAAAAAACTTACGAGCCGATGCAGTAAAAGAAGTACAAGTTTTTGATAAGAAAAGTGATCAAGCCGAATTTACAGGAATAGATGACGGTAATACTAAAAAAACAATTAATTTAAAATTAAAAGAGGACAAGAAGAAAGGATATTTTGGTAAAATAGACGGTGCCAACGAACCATTTACAGCTGCTGATTCCCGATACAATACCAATCTTATGTTTAGTAGTTTTAAAGGCAAAAGAAAACTTTCTGCATTTTTATTAAACGGAAATACTGGTCAAGATGGACTGGGTTGGGAGGATAGTGAGAAATTTGGATCTCGCGATGATAGTTTTAGTATGAATATGGATGATGATGGAAATGTAAATTATGAATGGGTAGGCGATAATAACGATGGTGAACCATACGTAGATACTCAAAATGGATTTATCAAGAACACCAATGCAGGATTACAATACTCTAATAAGTGGAATGAAAAACAAAATTTGAATGTATCTCCAAAATTCAATAAGCAAATTTATACTAATAATAATAGTAGACTTTCTCAATCACAAGTTGGAGATACGCAATTGAATGTAGATGAGACGACAGTAACAAATGTAGATCGAAGTAATTTTAAACTCAAAGCTATTTATGATGTAAAATTAGATTCAGTAAACTCCTTGAAAATTACAGCGAACTCAAATTTTTATGATACAGAAAGTGATGAATTTACAAACGGAACTACAACAGGAAGTGATGGAATATTGAAAAATAAACAACAGCGAGCTTTTACCACAAATTCAGATAAGGCAGTGTTGTTTGCTAGTGTTTTGTTTAAACATAAATTTGCTAAACCGCGTCGTACTTTTACCGTAAATAGTAGTTGGAATATGATGAATACCAACTCGAATAATTTTTTAAAGTCCTCTAACGAGAGTTACGTCAATGGTGTTTTTGATACAAAAAATGATGTAGATCAAAATAAAATAGGAGATAAAACAACTAAAAATTTTTCAGCTAGTTTTAGTTATTCTGAACCTATAGCTAAACAATTTTCACTTCAGTTTGCTTATCAAATTGCTTTTGATAAAGGTAAAAACAACTATTTTACTTATGATTATTCAGCAAATACAGGACAGTACGATCAATTGGTGGCTTCATTGTCGAATGAATTTGATCAAGCAATAATTACGCACAGACCCAATTTAAAATTGAGTTACAATGCAAAAAAAATCAATTATAGTATAGGTAGTGGTTTTGGTTTTACTTCTTTTGATTTGTTAGATAAAACTATGAATAAAGAATACAAACGTAGCTATACTAACTTTTTTCCATCGGCAAGTTTCTCATACAAATATAAAAGTAATAGTAACTTAAGGGTTAATTATTATGGGAGAACCATTCAGCCTACTCTAGATCAATTACAACCATTAAGAAATAATCAAGATTTTTTTAATCAAACGTTAGGGAATCCAGATTTAAAACAATCTTTTAATAATAGAATAGAAATTTTTCAGAGTAGTTATGATATGTTGACAGAAACTCAATTTTATCAAGGAATTTATTTTAACACAACCACTAATGCCATTATCTATAGTAGTATAATAGATCCAGAATCGGCTAAAACCATTTCTAAACCTATTAATACCAATGGAAATTTCTCAGGAAATTTTTATTTAGGATACGGATTAAAATTCAATAAAATAGATATGAGAGCTGATTTCAGTCCATTTTTTGGTTACATTAAATCAGCACTTAGTATTAATACTATAATGGGGAGTTCGGAGAATTTAAACACAGGACTTTCGGTTTATTTAAGTAAGTCCAAACAAAAGAAATATGATATAAACTTAAGTAATAGGTTTACATATAATCGAAACAGTACTACTCAAAACAGTGAAATTAAATCGTTTAACACCAATACGTTGAGCTTAGATATGGGGGTTTATTTTGCAGAAAAATGGAAACTATCTACAGATTATAGTTTAAATACAAGACAAAAAACGGTTGATTTTCAAGACAATCTAACCAATCAATTGTGGAATGCTAGACTACAACGTACTTTTAAAAATGACGAATTTACGGCCTATTTTATGGTACGCGATATTTTGAATCAAAACATAGGCATACAAAGAAATATTTCTGGAAACACCATTAGTCAGGAACAAAACGATAGGCTAAAAAGATATGCTATGATAGGTTTTACTTGGAATTTTAAAAATAAAGGTGAAACAGAAAAAAAATAG